From Triticum aestivum cultivar Chinese Spring chromosome 4A, IWGSC CS RefSeq v2.1, whole genome shotgun sequence, a single genomic window includes:
- the LOC123083744 gene encoding membralin-like protein At1g60995 — MGYPRLPGYSSEFTGIEFGEAQLVQIKIISGGLWASKGASYIMDLQNLGRSAEKILEVNGDKFNVLASKFLSTWVGPGARRRVPELKTTGEGYVHHPLSAKESIKAAVPYLSRKWYSRAALFWRNIKQVSDNALQLMVRSNWDDFLHLIKDLQLPSMDHLLSNIGNVFTLLRNGHILWFFLL; from the exons ATGGGCTACCCTAGATTA CCGGGCTACTCAAGTGAGTTCACTGGGATTGAATTTGGCGAAGCACAACTTGTCCAAATCAAG ATAATCAGTGGTGGACTATGGGCCAGCAAAGGTGCGTCTTATATTATGGATCTCCAGAACCTGGGGCGTTCAGCTGAGAAAATTCTAGAGGTTAATGGTGATAAGTTCAATGTTTTGGCATCTAAGTTTTTGTCAACTTGGGTTGGTCCTGGAGCTAGAAGGA GGGTACCGGAATTGAAGACAACTGGAGAGGGTTATGTGCATCATCCTTTATCTGCTAAAGAATCAATTAAAGCAGCGGTTCCATACTTATCCAGAAAGTGGTACTCTCGTGCTGCCTTATTTTGGAGGAACATAAAGCAGGTTTCAGATAATGCCCTCCAACTAATG GTCAGATCGAACTGGGATGACTTTCTCCACCTCATTAAGGATCTTCAATTACCAAGCATGGATCATCTTCTTTCGAACATTGGTAATGTTTTCACTTTGCTGCGAAATGGCCACATTCTCTGGTTCTTCCTCCTATAA